AATGAAATCTGAAACAAAATTGGGATCAGATTATCAAAATTTAACAAAGTGGAACAATTATATTAAGCAAAAATTAAACATTGATAATTTTAAGACTGTAAATTAATTTTTTCAAATAATATCATTACTTAAGAAGATTTTTTAGTGCCAATGGTCTAAATTTTTCTTTCAGTTTTTTTGAGGAATTTTTAAGTTGTTATAAATTCCAAGACTTGTTTTCTTCTAAAGAATTAATGACTATATTTGTAAGTGTCGCTTAACATATTTAACAATACCTATCACTTATATTCTTTTTTAGATCTGTTAAGTAGTCTTTTTATAGCTCTATGAAAAATAATCTAACAGATAAATCTCTTGAAAATTGCAATAATATATTAATAGTTGAAGACAATCAATTGTTATTAGATGCAATTGAAATGATGATAAAATTATTGCCTGTAAAAGATTCATTACCAACGTTTCAAATTCAAAAAGCTTTTGATTATGAAAAAGCAATGGTTAAAATTTTAGAAATCTCAAATCAAGGACATTTAAATACGGTTATTTTAGACATTAATCTCGGTAAGTCAAAAAAAGGTGAACGAAAGTCAGGCCGAGAATTGGGTGTTTTAATAAGAAAGCATGCTCCTAAAACTAAAATTATTGTTTTCACATCTCATAGTGATGCACTTGAAATTAATGCGATACTAAAAGGCATTAATCCTGAAGGATTTTTAATAAAAGATGGTAGTACTGATCATAATATGTTTCAAGAAGTAATTCTAAACGTTATCAATGGCGAAACATACTATTCAGATGCTGTTTTAAAAATTATTCAAAATAAAACCCGAAACAAGTAGCATTTAGCAAAAGGGAGTAAGCTAAACGGTACTCATTAAGGGTCAATAATAGTACTTCTTAAATTATTTTACACCATTCAATCCCCTTCCCTTGGTGAAGGGGATTGAATGGGATTTTAA
The nucleotide sequence above comes from Aureibaculum algae. Encoded proteins:
- a CDS encoding response regulator translates to MKNNLTDKSLENCNNILIVEDNQLLLDAIEMMIKLLPVKDSLPTFQIQKAFDYEKAMVKILEISNQGHLNTVILDINLGKSKKGERKSGRELGVLIRKHAPKTKIIVFTSHSDALEINAILKGINPEGFLIKDGSTDHNMFQEVILNVINGETYYSDAVLKIIQNKTRNK